Genomic segment of Macadamia integrifolia cultivar HAES 741 unplaced genomic scaffold, SCU_Mint_v3 scaffold2617, whole genome shotgun sequence:
CACCTCTACAAGATGAAATGAAATTTAACTCTGGAAATTCTTCTATAGGTGCAAAATGTAGATACCGAAGCTTCTGGTCAAGAAGCAAGTTCCCATGACTCCTCCAAATTGCTTGGCTTGAAATGGGCCCACCCGATTCCTGTTCCAGAGACGGGCTGTGTACTTGTTGCCACTGAGAAGCTTGATGGTGTTCGCACTTTCGAAAGAACTGTGGTCCTCCTCCTCAGATCTGGAACTAGATCCCCATATGAGGGTCCCTTTGGAGTTGTCATAAACCGTCCACTCAACAAGAGAATCAAACAGATGAAGCCCTCAAATCTGGATCTAGCAACCACTTTTGCAGATTGTTCTTTGCACTTTGGTGGGCCTCTTGAAGCAAGCATGTTCTTGTTGAGGACAGAAGAGAATTCCAAACTTCCAGGGTTTGAGCCGGTGATTCCTGGCCTATGTTTTGGTGCTAGAAACAGTTTGGATGAAGCTGCAGGGCTTGTGAAGAAAGGGATGCTTAATCCAGTGGACTTCAGATTTTTCGTCGGGTATGCAGGTTGGCAGTTTGATCAATTGAGAGAGGAGATTGAATCAGATTATTGGTACGTTGCTGCCTGTAGTGCAAATTTGATTTTGGGTGGTTCGTCTGATTCATCATCTGAAGGTCTGTGGGAGGAAATTTTGCAGCTAATGGGTGGTCACTACTCGGAGCTGAGTCGGAAGCCCAAGCGAGATAGTCAATGAAGATATCTTTGAGCACAAATGTACATAATGTTCGGTAAACTAATTCACTCTCACTATTCATCTTTCATATTATGCAATTTTAGTTGAGGAAGTGACAGTTCAACAGAAGGGTCATGGAATTATATTTTGTTACTCTTGATCCAGATGATGATTCTTactccttttattttctgttctttAGTTAGGTAGGTTGATGGGAGGGTTTGTGGttgaaattaaaacaaataattcaaggactaatcaagagaaaaaaaaattgatatttatgtGATTTGAAGCAGTGTTTTAAAACCAACAAATCAGTGGGAAActaatttttaattatataaataGAAGTATAAAAAagtgaaacagaaaaataagggaaaaaaaatgagaatatcCAGGAAAATAGATAGACAATTAACAACATAAATCATCCCTGGAGAATACAATtgaccacacccccccccccaagaaatataaaatagaatatATAGAGCCATCGCTTCGCAAGGCTTCAAAAATCTTTAATGggttttttggggtggggggagggaggggtgggggagggggcgGGGTGGGTTGGATGCCTATCATTAAAAAAGGATTGAGTTTGCTGTCCAACTATGTAACGTATGCAAGTACTTCcctgtctctctctttcacattttttttttatggtaacaCTCTTCCGCAATAGGGGACAttatatgtcatttcatagaagggagaaaagatagACACAGGGAGACACTAGTATACGCAACGAAGCCTGACAGTGTTCTTCTTGACTTAAAGTCATgtaatttcttatttattttcatgtatTGTATTCTTACATGGTTGgtatttaatatataaattattaaataatatAACAGAATAATATTTTGTCTGACTTTTTATGTCAAGATTATAATCTATAGATGCACActattttggggaaaaaaaatcatttttgggggaaaaaaacctTATTCCAAGTTTTCAATTGAAATTTTAGTCAAGTGAAATAATTTTCTTCTACTTAAAATGTGTCATTGATCCAAATTTTGATATGTAAAGCATGTTTACTCCCTctccccaacacccccccccccacccaaaaaattttaaaaaagagaagaaaaaaaaaacagaattacGCTCTGATGACAGTCTCCTTATTTTTTTGGCCTTATTAGCTAGTCGGTGAGAGCTTTGGAAGTAGAACTCCTATCCTTCTAATAATATGTAGGAGGAAAGAATGCTATCCAATAGCATGTACTTATGCCAAGATACAGCAGGTGCAAAAAGATCATGTTGTCCTGCGTTGAAGATACTTGCATGTGCCCTTCCATTAGCGCAGACGTTAATGTGTACATGCGCCATCGGTTAGCATTCTCTCACCCTAATATGTATATCACCAAAAGTCTTCAAAGATGTAAAATTATCAAGTAAGAGAGAAAACAGTTACATGACCAATGTTATACCACAAATTGATAATGTTTACAATTACGCATCTTAACGACATTGTTCCTTGTAATTCTTGCTGCGGTCCCCTTGCTCCTGCTTCCTCCGGACATCTTGTAAACCCAAAATCTATAGATTCTATGATGAAGTAATTGTTAAATAAATCCAGCATACCATTTCTTTAGAATAGGAAGGATATGTTTGACACTATTCCAAATCCAAGATCCATTTGAAGTGTCAAAATAGGATCTAACAAATGGGAATGTGGAAAGTTTTTTGCTTTTAAGATATGGTCCAAAGGGTTGAAGGATTTGTAATAATTTGCCACCCTAGTTTTAATTATCAAAGCTTTATCATGAATTAAACTCTATCAGAAACCTAGACCCCATAAGGATATAGGTTGGTAGATAATGGACCAAGGATTGAGAGGTAACTTCTGATCTTCTTGAGACTCTCCTCTTCAAA
This window contains:
- the LOC122066852 gene encoding uncharacterized protein LOC122066852, which codes for MDLWSLQLKNSNGGPFCAKIFSFSQKNTWAERPFSCNLGKITSFRVEDGRLLEIRISKFKVSPCRSLIVKAMAKKNRQNPSSSGNGDQSIPEKDGSKGKNHASDKVISDWRTFRANLVAQEQVQNVDTEASGQEASSHDSSKLLGLKWAHPIPVPETGCVLVATEKLDGVRTFERTVVLLLRSGTRSPYEGPFGVVINRPLNKRIKQMKPSNLDLATTFADCSLHFGGPLEASMFLLRTEENSKLPGFEPVIPGLCFGARNSLDEAAGLVKKGMLNPVDFRFFVGYAGWQFDQLREEIESDYWYVAACSANLILGGSSDSSSEGLWEEILQLMGGHYSELSRKPKRDSQ